TGATTGCTGTTCGAGGCGCTCATAGCACCCTGCGATGCGGCGCTGCAACAAAAGTGCGGCGGGTGCAGCAAAGCGCACAAATACTCCGCCCCATGTAACCGATCGCCCTGCTGCCGCGAACTGGAGGTCAGCGGGGCATGAGCTTCCGCGCAACATCGGAGCATCATCACATGACCAACCTGAAAACCACCGCCGCCGCCACCGCACTGCTCGCCCTCGCCGCCTGTTCGAGCGAGGGTCAGGCCCCCGCCTCCCCCGACAGCGGTGCCAGCACATTGGAAGGCGCCGAGCTCACCGACGCCAGCGCCGAGAAGGTCAAATGCTATGGCGTCGCGCTGGCCGGCAAGAACGACTGCGCCGCCGGCCCCGGCACCAGCTGCGCGGGGACCTCGACCGTCGATTACCAGGGCAATGCCTGGAAATATGTCGATGGCGGCGAGGAGGCCTGCACCGATCTCGGCGGTACGCTGACCGAGCAGGACAACGACGAGCCGGGCCTGCCCGCCTAGAGGCACGGCTCATGGTGCCCCGCCCGCCCGCATGCCCGATCCCTCCGGGTGCCGAGCGGGAGGGGCACCGCCCTTTCCTTCCTCAGGGACACGCATCATGACCCAGCCCTCTCTCCCGACCAGCGGCGGCATCGGACTGAAGCCCGAGCATTTCGAGGCCTTCCTCGACGCCCGCGCCAAGGGCACCGGCCCGACATGGGTCGAGGTGCACCCGCAAAATTACATGATGGCGGGCGGGCCGATGCATCGCTGGCTTGAGGCCGTGCGCGACGCGGCCCCCGTCAGCTTTCATTCGGTCGGCCTGTCGATTGGCGATCCCGACGGCTGCGACCGCGACGAATTGGGCCGCCTCGCCCGCCTCGCCGAGCGCTACGAACCGGCCATGATCTCCGACCACCTCAGCTGGTCGAGCCTCGGCGGCGAAGCGCTACCCGATCTCCTGCCGCTCCCCATGACCGACGAGAGCCTCGCCCATTTCGTCCGCGAAGTGGACCGCATCCAGACCCGTCTCAAACGCCCGATCCTGATCGAGAACCCCAGCCGCATGATCGCCTTCGCGCAGGACAGCTATGACGAAGCCGACTTCCTCGCCGAACTGTCGCGCCGCTCGGGATGCGGGCTGCTCGTCGACGTCAACAACATCCTCGTCGCGCGCACCAATGTCGGGCTCGATCCCATCGCCTATCTCGATGCGCTCCCGCTCCACGCCATCGCCGAGGTCCATGTCGCGGGACATATGGTCGAAGAGCATGAGGGCGGCGCGTTCCTCGCGATCGACGATCACGGCAGCCCCGTCAGCGAGGAATGCTGGGCGCTCCTCGACGCGCTGCTCGCCCGCACCGGCCCGCGCCCGGTGTTGGTTGAGCGCGACAATGACGTGCCGCCCTTCGCCGAATTGGCCGCCGAAGCCGCGCGCGCCACCCGCGCCATCCAAGGGGCGCTGCGCCATGCAGCCTGATGCGCACATCGCCCTTGCCGACACGCTCGCCCACGGGCCCGCGCGTCTGCCCGCCGATCTCCTCGCCGGACCGCGCGCCGCCCAACTGCGGGGTCTCAAGGCCTATGCCAATACGATCAGCCATGCGCGCCACGTCGCGCTCGAGGATAGCTACCCCCGCCTTCGCGACGCCATGGGGCACGGCGCCTTCCACGACGCCGCGCGCGCGTTCTTCCTTGCCCGCGAACCGCGCCGCCGCCCCCTGCGCCTGATCGGCGCGGGGTTCGCCGAAACGCTTACCGCACCAGCACAGCGCGACCTCGCCCGCGCCGAATGGCTCTGGCTCGAGGCGCATGGTGCGCCCGATGCCCCCGCCGTCGGACTCGCGACCATCGCCGGTCTCACGCCCGAGGCGCTTCTCGCCGCGCGCGTCGCCGCGCATCCGGCGCTGCGCTCCCTCGCGCTCGAGGACCCCGCGTCCTTCGCCTGGGAC
The nucleotide sequence above comes from Sphingomicrobium arenosum. Encoded proteins:
- a CDS encoding BufA1 family periplasmic bufferin-type metallophore translates to MTNLKTTAAATALLALAACSSEGQAPASPDSGASTLEGAELTDASAEKVKCYGVALAGKNDCAAGPGTSCAGTSTVDYQGNAWKYVDGGEEACTDLGGTLTEQDNDEPGLPA
- the bufB gene encoding MNIO family bufferin maturase, whose translation is MTQPSLPTSGGIGLKPEHFEAFLDARAKGTGPTWVEVHPQNYMMAGGPMHRWLEAVRDAAPVSFHSVGLSIGDPDGCDRDELGRLARLAERYEPAMISDHLSWSSLGGEALPDLLPLPMTDESLAHFVREVDRIQTRLKRPILIENPSRMIAFAQDSYDEADFLAELSRRSGCGLLVDVNNILVARTNVGLDPIAYLDALPLHAIAEVHVAGHMVEEHEGGAFLAIDDHGSPVSEECWALLDALLARTGPRPVLVERDNDVPPFAELAAEAARATRAIQGALRHAA
- a CDS encoding HvfC/BufC family peptide modification chaperone, producing MQPDAHIALADTLAHGPARLPADLLAGPRAAQLRGLKAYANTISHARHVALEDSYPRLRDAMGHGAFHDAARAFFLAREPRRRPLRLIGAGFAETLTAPAQRDLARAEWLWLEAHGAPDAPAVGLATIAGLTPEALLAARVAAHPALRSLALEDPASFAWDGVEPGATHLLVTRPEARRAMNAITPETFALACDLNRPATMTALLERDPAATTALVAAGALTPVPELL